The proteins below are encoded in one region of Rana temporaria chromosome 2, aRanTem1.1, whole genome shotgun sequence:
- the LOC120928008 gene encoding uncharacterized protein LOC120928008: MSLRAILILSLLSIAASRPQVLCNKTSPAVLGGDVILTCVFQAHLDVLQVTWQKKKGKNTQNMVTYSEKYGSNVAAPFQGHVSILSANSRTSSIKVSKLEKEDEAFYVCLFNAYPDGAFLEEVPLNNISPSLEENPNKVTSIAEELYMEGANKDDQEIHETQHHSWVWYTIVLAAVILVISILFYYKAKAWRKTEPVTPEELDKAETGQATPICSTNRSDKLKAARLLSRRTALEEL, translated from the exons CATCAAGACCTCAAGTACTATGTAACAAAACAAGCCCTGCTGTACTGGGAGGAGATGTTATTCTGACATGTGTGTTCCAAGCTCATCTGGATGTTCTACAAGTCACCTGGCAAAAGAAGAAGGGGAAGAACACACAGAACATGGTGACCTACAGTGAGAAGTATGGCAGCAACGTCGCTGCACCATTTCAGGGACATGTCTCCATTCTAAGTGCCAATTCAAGAACCTCTTCTATAAAGGTTTCTAAGCTGGAGAAGGAAGATGAAGCTTTTTATGTTTGCCTCTTTAATGCATATCCAGATGGTGCCTTCCTAGAAGAAGTTCCCCTGAACAATATCA GTCCGTCTCTGGAGGAAAATCCCAATAAAGTTACATCCATTGCAGAGGAACTGTACATGGAGGGTGCCAATAAAG ATGACCAAGAAATACATGAGACACAACACCACTCCTGGGTTTGGTATACAATAGTTCTTGCTGCAGTAATATTGGTGATTTCAATCCTGTTCTATTATAAAGCAAAAGCATGGAGAAA GACAGAGCCTGTGACACCAGAGGAATTGGACAAGGCTGAGACTGGACAAGCAACACCGATATGCTCCACAAACAGATCAGAcaagctaaaagccgctcggttgttatcccggagaACGGCGCTAGAGGAATTATAG